A region of Flavobacterium album DNA encodes the following proteins:
- a CDS encoding T9SS type A sorting domain-containing protein yields MKKNLLFAAAFLTGLFATAQEGYTEVNVALQPAYANQVYYKFSTNTQTPVAAASWDLSFEKAVGQMGMGAIRVNDGKGIRIFQAAASEAGYAGVDVTQEATWTELYNSHFTWGEGAFDNANNPTPGPLNFGWGNYNTSSHHVEGVVVFVLKFSADNYKKIFINDFNPYNGEMTFTYSGWNGTAWAADETKVVDTDASATNRFTHFSFTTNDIVPVTPADADWDIVFRKYYAPVTAMGQTAMYNVTGALQSPLVAVAQVAETGNTGVTPVLPEASAYSTDINTIGDDWKAFNGGGYAIDPAITYYVKYADGTVYRMYFTSFSGSAAGTLSFNYKNLSGTAGMEDFSKDSFGFYPNPSVNKNITLIYDLQNSASVKNTVSIYSMTGAKVFETEIAADGFNAKEISLSSLTPGIYMVTLESGKNTVSKKLVIQ; encoded by the coding sequence ATGAAAAAAAATCTACTATTCGCAGCCGCATTCCTTACAGGCCTGTTTGCAACGGCGCAGGAAGGTTATACCGAAGTAAACGTAGCTTTACAACCCGCTTATGCCAACCAGGTATATTATAAATTCTCTACCAACACACAAACCCCTGTTGCCGCTGCAAGCTGGGACCTTTCCTTTGAAAAGGCAGTAGGCCAAATGGGCATGGGTGCCATCCGTGTAAACGACGGCAAAGGGATAAGGATATTTCAGGCGGCAGCTTCGGAAGCAGGTTATGCCGGTGTTGACGTGACCCAGGAAGCTACATGGACAGAATTGTACAACAGCCACTTTACCTGGGGCGAAGGCGCTTTTGACAATGCCAATAACCCCACTCCCGGCCCGCTGAACTTCGGCTGGGGTAATTATAACACCAGCAGCCACCATGTTGAAGGCGTGGTTGTATTTGTACTTAAGTTTAGCGCTGACAACTATAAAAAAATATTCATTAATGACTTCAACCCATATAATGGCGAGATGACTTTTACATATTCCGGGTGGAATGGCACTGCGTGGGCTGCCGATGAAACAAAAGTGGTTGACACCGATGCTTCTGCAACTAACAGGTTTACCCACTTCTCGTTTACAACAAACGATATTGTACCTGTAACCCCTGCAGACGCCGACTGGGACATCGTGTTCAGGAAATATTATGCTCCCGTTACTGCAATGGGGCAAACGGCTATGTATAATGTTACCGGGGCGCTTCAAAGTCCGCTTGTGGCCGTAGCACAGGTAGCCGAGACCGGCAATACTGGCGTAACACCTGTACTCCCTGAAGCTTCTGCTTATTCAACCGATATCAACACCATTGGCGATGACTGGAAAGCATTTAACGGAGGCGGCTATGCCATCGACCCGGCTATAACCTACTATGTTAAATACGCAGACGGCACAGTTTACAGGATGTACTTCACTTCGTTCTCCGGATCTGCCGCCGGTACGCTAAGCTTCAATTATAAAAACCTTTCCGGGACAGCAGGGATGGAAGATTTCAGCAAGGATTCGTTCGGCTTCTACCCTAACCCGTCGGTAAACAAAAATATCACGCTAATTTACGACCTGCAGAACAGTGCTTCTGTAAAAAATACCGTGAGCATCTATTCTATGACAGGCGCTAAAGTATTTGAAACAGAAATAGCAGCTGATGGCTTTAATGCCAAGGAGATCAGCCTCTCCAGCCTTACACCGGGCATCTATATGGTGACGCTTGAGTCGGGTAAAAATACGGTATCTAAAAAACTGGTTATCCAATAA
- a CDS encoding LVIVD repeat-containing protein, which translates to MKNSILYFTAFLFMLFSCSGDGSNDRVNNSGLEKGDGLGGSLAVFALVGDYLYTVDHSSLNVFAVVNQSDPVKVNTVVIGSGDIETLFAHGNNLYIGSQNGMYIYSLADPENPVQVTSVQHFTACDPVEANDTHSFVTLHSNTFCGNNVNQLQIYNTADRANPVLVSSRDLIYPKGLGLYGNYLFVCDDTIKIFDVSNPANPVQAQTINKACFDVIIRGDELYAIGEGGLYRYQLNPTDITQITYMSEISL; encoded by the coding sequence ATGAAAAATAGTATACTATATTTTACAGCATTCCTTTTTATGCTCTTTAGCTGCTCGGGAGACGGTAGCAACGATAGGGTGAACAATAGCGGCCTGGAAAAAGGCGACGGCCTTGGCGGCTCACTGGCGGTATTTGCCCTTGTAGGGGATTATCTCTATACTGTTGACCATTCCAGCCTCAATGTGTTTGCAGTAGTAAACCAGTCAGATCCTGTTAAGGTAAATACTGTCGTTATAGGCAGCGGCGATATCGAAACACTTTTCGCACACGGAAACAACCTTTATATCGGTTCCCAGAATGGCATGTACATTTATTCGCTCGCCGACCCTGAAAATCCGGTACAGGTAACATCGGTGCAGCACTTTACGGCCTGCGACCCCGTGGAGGCCAATGATACGCACTCTTTCGTAACCCTGCATTCCAATACTTTTTGCGGCAATAACGTTAACCAGCTCCAGATCTATAATACTGCGGACCGGGCAAACCCAGTATTGGTAAGCAGCCGCGACCTGATCTATCCCAAAGGCCTGGGGCTTTACGGCAACTATCTTTTTGTGTGCGACGATACCATAAAGATTTTTGATGTAAGCAATCCTGCTAATCCTGTCCAGGCGCAAACCATCAATAAAGCTTGTTTCGATGTTATCATCAGGGGAGATGAGCTCTATGCCATTGGCGAAGGCGGGCTGTACCGCTATCAGCTTAATCCAACGGATATTACGCAGATAACCTATATGAGCGAAATCTCTCTTTAG
- a CDS encoding WbqC family protein codes for MDILIHSTYFPSISHFVAMAHAGKVVFEAEDNFQKQTNRNRMYIYSPNGMQMLNIPVKHSNDGNRQLFKDVKIEPAFDWQKQHFKSLEAAYRSSPFFEYFEDDIRPVFEKKHTFMMDLNFEIMDIVTSCLGMDYNPERTVEYFREANGLQDYRYLANGKKDTAAFEPYTQVFGEKHGFINNLSILDLLFNEGRYAMEYLRKQAL; via the coding sequence ATGGACATCTTAATTCATTCTACATATTTCCCCTCCATCAGCCATTTTGTAGCGATGGCGCATGCCGGTAAAGTGGTATTTGAGGCGGAAGACAATTTCCAGAAGCAAACCAACCGCAACCGGATGTACATTTACAGCCCGAACGGGATGCAGATGCTCAACATCCCGGTGAAGCACAGCAACGATGGCAACAGGCAATTGTTTAAGGACGTAAAGATTGAGCCTGCGTTCGACTGGCAGAAACAGCATTTTAAATCGCTTGAGGCAGCCTACCGCTCCTCGCCTTTCTTTGAATATTTTGAGGACGATATACGGCCTGTATTCGAGAAAAAGCACACGTTCATGATGGACCTTAATTTTGAGATCATGGATATCGTAACTTCCTGCCTCGGGATGGACTATAACCCCGAAAGAACGGTTGAGTATTTCCGGGAAGCCAACGGCCTGCAGGATTACCGCTACCTGGCCAATGGCAAAAAAGACACTGCTGCCTTTGAGCCGTACACACAGGTTTTTGGCGAAAAACACGGCTTCATCAATAACCTGAGCATACTCGACCTTTTGTTCAATGAAGGGCGTTATGCAATGGAGTATTTGAGGAAACAGGCTTTGTAG
- the dapB gene encoding 4-hydroxy-tetrahydrodipicolinate reductase, with product MKIALLGYGKMGKVIERIALERGHEIVLRKSSADTFEGLNDADVAIDFSIPDAAVGNISACLNGNVPVISGTTGWLEHYHDMAKLCEDKNGAFIYGSNFSLGVNIFFELNTYLAKMMASLKQYRVSMEEVHHIQKLDAPSGTAITLAKDIIANSDYSSWAIGNPQEDEIFINAKREEGVPGTHTVMYDSEVDSIEIKHTAHSREGFALGAVIAAEWLLGKKGIYSMKDVLGLQ from the coding sequence ATGAAGATCGCATTATTAGGCTATGGCAAAATGGGCAAGGTTATAGAGCGCATCGCTTTGGAGCGCGGCCACGAAATCGTGCTGCGCAAAAGCAGCGCCGATACATTTGAAGGCCTGAATGATGCCGATGTGGCTATTGACTTTAGCATACCTGATGCTGCGGTGGGGAATATTTCCGCTTGCCTTAATGGGAATGTCCCTGTGATTTCGGGTACGACCGGATGGCTGGAGCACTACCATGACATGGCGAAGCTGTGCGAGGATAAGAACGGCGCGTTTATCTACGGGTCGAATTTCAGCCTGGGGGTGAATATCTTTTTTGAGCTGAACACCTATTTAGCCAAAATGATGGCTAGCCTGAAGCAGTACCGCGTTTCGATGGAAGAGGTGCACCATATACAAAAACTGGATGCCCCGAGCGGCACGGCAATAACATTAGCAAAAGACATTATTGCCAATTCCGATTATTCGAGCTGGGCGATTGGCAACCCACAAGAAGATGAGATATTCATCAATGCAAAAAGAGAAGAAGGCGTTCCCGGCACCCATACGGTAATGTATGATTCGGAGGTCGATTCGATAGAAATAAAGCATACCGCCCATAGCCGCGAAGGCTTCGCATTGGGCGCTGTAATAGCCGCTGAATGGCTTTTGGGTAAAAAAGGAATATACAGTATGAAAGATGTGCTGGGATTACAGTAA
- a CDS encoding ParA family protein translates to MGKIIAIANQKGGVGKTTTTVNLAASLGVLEKKVLLIDADPQANASSGLGIDVESVEMGTYQILEHSNTPKEATIECTAPNVWVIPAHIDLVAIEIELVDKENREYMLKQALKSVKDEYDYILIDCAPSLGLLTLNALTAADSVVIPIQCEYFALEGLGKLLNTIKSVQKIHNPALDIEGLLLTMYDSRLRLSNQVVEEVQKHFHDMVFDTVIQRNVKLSEAPSFGESIINYDATSKGAVNYINLAEEIIKKNSTKVGL, encoded by the coding sequence ATGGGTAAGATCATAGCAATTGCCAACCAAAAAGGCGGCGTAGGCAAAACAACGACCACCGTTAACCTTGCTGCTTCGCTGGGAGTGCTCGAAAAAAAGGTACTACTGATAGATGCCGACCCGCAGGCCAATGCGAGTTCCGGCCTGGGCATTGATGTGGAGTCGGTAGAGATGGGCACCTACCAGATACTGGAACACAGCAACACGCCCAAAGAGGCGACCATAGAGTGCACGGCCCCGAATGTATGGGTTATCCCTGCGCATATTGACCTTGTGGCTATCGAGATCGAGCTGGTAGACAAGGAAAACCGCGAGTACATGCTAAAGCAGGCCCTGAAAAGCGTTAAGGATGAGTATGACTATATCCTTATCGACTGCGCACCGTCGCTTGGGCTGCTAACGCTGAATGCGCTTACGGCTGCCGACTCGGTAGTGATCCCTATCCAGTGCGAATATTTTGCGCTTGAGGGTCTTGGAAAGCTGTTAAATACAATAAAAAGCGTACAAAAAATACACAATCCGGCGTTAGATATCGAAGGGCTGCTGCTCACTATGTACGATTCCCGCCTGCGCCTTTCGAACCAGGTGGTGGAGGAAGTGCAGAAGCATTTTCACGATATGGTATTCGACACGGTAATACAGCGTAATGTGAAGCTTAGTGAGGCGCCGAGCTTTGGCGAAAGCATCATCAATTATGACGCTACGAGCAAAGGCGCGGTAAATTATATCAACCTTGCCGAAGAAATTATAAAGAAAAACAGCACTAAAGTAGGTTTATGA
- a CDS encoding SDR family oxidoreductase, translated as MSYTDKMLRDNALEGKVIVVTGGGSGLGKSMTKYFMELGAKVAITSRDLEKLQNTAKELEEQTGGKCLAVQCDVRHYEEVEAMLKAVLDAYGKVDVLLNNAAGNFISPTERLSANAFDTIIDIVLKGSKNCTLAFGKHWIDTKQEKSTILNIVTTYAWTGSAYVVPSATAKAGVLAMTRSLAVEWAKYGIRSNAIAPGPFPTKGAWDRLLPGDLKEKFDLAKKVPLQRVGDHQELANIAAYLVSDFSAYVNGEVITIDGGEWLKGAGQFNLLEAIPEEMWDMLEAMIKAKKNK; from the coding sequence ATGAGCTATACAGATAAAATGCTTCGCGATAATGCGCTTGAAGGTAAGGTAATTGTGGTTACCGGTGGCGGGAGCGGCCTTGGCAAATCGATGACAAAATATTTCATGGAGCTTGGCGCGAAAGTTGCCATAACCTCGCGCGACCTTGAGAAATTACAGAACACTGCTAAAGAACTGGAAGAGCAGACCGGCGGGAAATGCCTTGCCGTGCAGTGCGATGTCCGCCATTATGAGGAAGTGGAAGCCATGCTGAAAGCCGTACTGGATGCTTACGGAAAAGTGGATGTACTGCTCAACAACGCGGCGGGCAACTTCATTTCGCCTACCGAAAGGCTTTCGGCGAATGCCTTCGATACAATAATTGACATCGTACTGAAAGGTTCCAAGAACTGTACGCTGGCTTTCGGGAAGCACTGGATAGATACAAAACAGGAAAAATCGACCATACTGAATATTGTAACCACCTATGCATGGACAGGTTCGGCGTATGTGGTACCAAGCGCTACTGCAAAAGCAGGCGTACTGGCAATGACCCGCAGCCTTGCAGTAGAATGGGCAAAATATGGCATCCGCTCGAATGCTATTGCACCGGGACCCTTCCCTACCAAGGGGGCGTGGGACAGGCTGCTGCCGGGCGACCTGAAAGAAAAATTCGACCTTGCCAAAAAAGTGCCGTTACAGCGTGTGGGCGACCACCAGGAACTGGCTAACATTGCGGCCTACCTTGTTTCCGATTTCTCTGCCTATGTAAATGGCGAAGTGATTACCATAGACGGCGGCGAATGGCTCAAAGGTGCCGGTCAGTTCAACCTTCTTGAAGCTATCCCCGAAGAAATGTGGGATATGCTGGAAGCAATGATAAAAGCGAAGAAGAACAAGTAA
- a CDS encoding ParB/RepB/Spo0J family partition protein: MTKAIKKQALGRGLSALLKDPENDIKSVEDKNADKVVGNILEIELDAIEINPFQPRTNFNEEALRELSISIKELGVIQPITVRKLDFNKYQLISGERRLRASKLAGLETVPAYIRIANDNESLVMALVENIQRHDLDPIEIALSYQRLMDEIQLTQEQMSDRVGKKRSTIANYLRLLKLDPIIQTGIRDGFISMGHGRAIINIEDHDAQADIYQKIVSRNLSVRETEALVKTYQDSLKPAPAKPAKGEPFKVDEEHTKAITGFFGAKVDVKADSKGKGKITIPFHSQEDFNRIIKLIKG; encoded by the coding sequence ATGACAAAAGCTATAAAGAAACAGGCATTAGGAAGAGGATTATCGGCATTACTGAAAGACCCGGAGAACGACATCAAATCGGTTGAGGACAAGAATGCAGATAAGGTTGTGGGCAACATCCTGGAGATAGAGCTTGATGCCATTGAAATCAACCCTTTCCAGCCACGTACCAACTTTAATGAGGAAGCGCTGAGGGAACTGAGCATATCCATCAAAGAGCTGGGCGTGATACAGCCAATTACCGTACGCAAGCTGGACTTTAATAAATACCAGCTGATATCGGGTGAGCGAAGGCTACGCGCTTCAAAGCTTGCCGGACTGGAAACGGTACCTGCCTACATTCGCATTGCCAACGACAACGAATCGCTGGTCATGGCACTGGTGGAGAACATCCAGCGCCATGACCTCGACCCTATAGAGATCGCCCTCTCCTACCAAAGGCTGATGGACGAGATACAGCTTACGCAGGAGCAGATGAGCGACCGCGTAGGTAAAAAACGCTCAACTATTGCCAACTACCTTCGCCTGCTAAAACTGGACCCGATCATCCAGACGGGTATCCGCGATGGTTTCATCAGCATGGGCCACGGGCGCGCCATCATCAATATCGAGGACCACGACGCGCAGGCGGATATTTACCAGAAGATTGTGAGCCGCAACCTATCGGTAAGGGAAACGGAGGCATTGGTAAAAACATACCAGGACAGCCTGAAGCCCGCACCGGCAAAACCCGCCAAGGGCGAGCCCTTTAAAGTGGATGAAGAGCACACCAAGGCAATTACAGGCTTTTTCGGGGCTAAAGTCGATGTAAAGGCCGACAGCAAAGGAAAAGGCAAGATTACCATCCCGTTCCACTCCCAGGAAGATTTCAACAGGATCATCAAACTTATAAAAGGATAG
- a CDS encoding endonuclease/exonuclease/phosphatase family protein produces the protein MKKLSWFNKVMFFFNIVLTVLTFIAYLLPFMAPKLFPFLSVFTLMMPLMLVLNFLFFLYWLLQTKRQMLLSGLVLLLGITFVSKCYKFSSTNMPEEKDDFTLMSYNVRLFNLYDWIPRKDIAGTIMGFIKEKKPDIVCLQEYSKRGKASFPAYRHKFVFGRDGETGQAIYSRFPIIDSGHIEFPGSANNVIFADIKKGKDTLRVYSMHLQSIKISPDIHEKINEEKSKVIFKRMSEAFAKQQHQAELFEKHKGSCRYKMVICGDLNNSAFSYVYRSVKGKMKDAFEEAGSGFGKSYNYKYYPARIDYIFTDKMINVKQYTTFDTFVNSDHFPVMTRLSLKEEE, from the coding sequence ATGAAAAAGCTCTCGTGGTTCAACAAAGTCATGTTTTTCTTCAATATAGTTTTAACTGTATTGACTTTTATTGCCTATTTGTTGCCGTTCATGGCGCCTAAGCTTTTCCCGTTCCTTTCGGTATTCACGCTTATGATGCCGCTCATGCTGGTGCTCAACTTCCTCTTTTTCCTCTACTGGCTGCTGCAGACCAAAAGGCAGATGCTCCTCTCGGGACTGGTATTGCTGTTGGGGATAACCTTCGTCAGCAAATGCTATAAATTCTCGTCAACAAATATGCCCGAAGAGAAAGACGACTTTACCCTGATGAGCTACAACGTTAGGCTGTTCAACCTGTACGACTGGATACCAAGGAAAGACATTGCAGGTACGATAATGGGATTTATTAAAGAAAAGAAACCGGATATAGTGTGCCTACAGGAATATTCAAAAAGAGGCAAGGCTTCATTTCCCGCATACAGGCACAAATTTGTTTTTGGCAGGGATGGCGAAACAGGGCAGGCAATTTATTCCCGTTTCCCCATAATCGACAGCGGGCATATAGAATTTCCCGGATCTGCCAACAATGTGATCTTTGCCGATATAAAAAAAGGGAAAGATACGCTGCGGGTATATAGTATGCACCTGCAGTCGATCAAAATAAGCCCGGATATCCATGAAAAGATAAACGAGGAGAAATCGAAAGTTATTTTTAAAAGGATGAGTGAGGCCTTTGCCAAACAGCAGCACCAGGCAGAATTGTTCGAAAAGCATAAAGGCAGCTGCAGGTATAAGATGGTTATTTGCGGCGACCTGAACAACAGCGCGTTTTCCTATGTGTACCGCAGCGTAAAGGGTAAAATGAAAGATGCTTTTGAAGAGGCAGGCAGCGGCTTCGGGAAGTCGTACAATTATAAATATTATCCGGCACGCATCGATTATATCTTTACCGATAAAATGATAAACGTCAAGCAATATACCACCTTCGATACGTTTGTCAACTCCGACCATTTTCCCGTAATGACACGATTGTCCTTAAAAGAGGAAGAATAG
- the lepB gene encoding signal peptidase I translates to MTLLQWFIFFLAVQVIHFLGTWKLYEKAGRKRWEAAVPVYNAVVLMQIINRPKWWTILLFIPVVNLIMFPVVWVQTLRAFGKRSSTDTILGIVTLGLYIYAINYNDKVTYTPEGEEERKDSTVGSLLFAIVVATIVHTYVMQPFTIPTASLEKTLLVGDFLFVSKFNYGARTPMTTIAAPMVHDTIPVINTKSYSNWPQLPYFRLPGFEKVEKNDIVVFNWPIDTVVKFRDNSGRRVRKPVDKKSNYVKRCVGTPGDNLSIKDGVVLINGKELKLSGRAKLQHIYFVTTKDGSMLDPNYLIGELQINRSDIGYDSSQNKYIFRALTDENAEILKTNPLVKSVERYKFNYDPANPGTSIFPHSKPEWTQDNMGPIYIPEEGKTVELNKETLPFYKMIITDYEHNTLEDIGGQILINGQPATSYTFKQNYYWMMGDNRHNSEDSRYWGFVPEDHIVGKPVFVWMSLDENKKPRWDRFFITVGGDDEPVSYFKYFLGALVLYIGFSFFRNRRNKAEKA, encoded by the coding sequence ATGACTTTATTACAGTGGTTTATATTTTTCCTGGCAGTACAGGTAATACACTTTTTAGGAACCTGGAAACTATACGAAAAAGCAGGCAGGAAGCGATGGGAAGCGGCAGTACCGGTTTATAATGCCGTGGTGCTGATGCAGATCATTAACAGGCCAAAGTGGTGGACGATCCTACTCTTCATTCCTGTGGTAAACCTCATCATGTTCCCTGTGGTTTGGGTACAGACGTTGCGCGCTTTTGGCAAACGTTCGTCAACCGATACGATTTTAGGTATTGTTACCCTGGGCCTTTATATATATGCCATAAATTATAACGACAAGGTAACTTATACTCCCGAAGGTGAAGAGGAAAGAAAGGACAGCACCGTTGGCTCGCTTCTTTTCGCCATAGTTGTAGCTACTATAGTTCATACCTATGTGATGCAGCCCTTTACTATCCCAACGGCATCGTTGGAAAAAACGCTTTTGGTGGGCGATTTCCTTTTCGTGAGCAAATTCAATTATGGCGCACGTACGCCTATGACCACCATTGCAGCGCCTATGGTGCATGATACCATACCTGTAATCAATACCAAATCCTACAGCAACTGGCCGCAATTGCCTTATTTCAGGCTTCCTGGCTTTGAGAAGGTAGAGAAAAATGACATTGTTGTTTTCAACTGGCCGATAGATACAGTGGTTAAATTCAGGGATAATTCTGGACGCCGGGTGAGGAAGCCTGTCGACAAAAAATCGAACTATGTAAAACGCTGCGTAGGTACCCCGGGAGATAATCTATCCATTAAAGACGGCGTAGTTCTTATTAACGGTAAGGAGTTGAAATTAAGCGGCAGGGCAAAGCTACAGCATATTTATTTTGTAACGACTAAAGATGGAAGCATGCTTGATCCAAATTACCTTATTGGAGAATTGCAAATCAACAGGTCGGACATTGGGTATGATTCATCTCAAAATAAATATATTTTCCGTGCTCTTACTGATGAGAATGCAGAAATACTAAAAACCAATCCATTGGTGAAAAGCGTTGAGCGCTATAAATTCAATTATGACCCGGCCAATCCAGGCACCTCGATATTCCCGCATTCAAAACCGGAATGGACACAGGACAACATGGGGCCAATTTATATTCCGGAAGAGGGAAAAACTGTTGAGCTGAATAAAGAAACACTGCCTTTCTATAAAATGATCATTACCGATTATGAGCACAACACGTTAGAAGATATAGGCGGGCAGATCCTTATCAACGGGCAGCCTGCAACAAGCTATACCTTTAAGCAGAATTATTACTGGATGATGGGTGATAACCGCCACAACTCGGAAGACAGCCGTTACTGGGGGTTTGTACCGGAAGACCATATCGTGGGCAAGCCTGTATTCGTATGGATGAGCCTTGATGAAAATAAGAAGCCACGATGGGACAGATTCTTTATTACTGTTGGCGGTGACGATGAACCTGTATCCTACTTTAAGTATTTCCTCGGTGCATTGGTATTGTATATCGGATTCAGCTTCTTTAGGAACAGGAGGAATAAAGCTGAAAAAGCATAA
- a CDS encoding DUF5683 domain-containing protein, giving the protein MRNLLSIFIVLFFLSSVPAFAQDEVKVIDTPKPKDSLLLKPYKLDALAPSKAAFYSAIVPGLGQVYNKKYWKVPLVYGGMGLSFYYYTFNNNKYHEYRDAYKARLAGRPVTGQLAELGNDRLIAAQKFHQRNRDLSLLLTVGIYVLNIIDANVDAHLQQFNVNENLSLKPSMQQNQMDYKYSMGFSLNYQF; this is encoded by the coding sequence GTGAGAAACCTACTTTCCATATTCATAGTACTATTCTTTTTGTCTTCCGTGCCGGCGTTTGCCCAGGACGAAGTAAAAGTGATCGATACCCCTAAGCCAAAAGATTCGCTTCTTTTAAAGCCCTACAAATTAGACGCACTTGCACCCAGCAAGGCAGCGTTCTATTCTGCTATAGTACCGGGGCTTGGCCAGGTTTACAATAAGAAGTACTGGAAGGTGCCATTGGTTTACGGCGGCATGGGGCTTAGTTTTTACTACTATACCTTCAACAACAACAAGTACCACGAATACCGCGATGCCTACAAAGCCAGGCTTGCGGGCAGGCCCGTAACCGGACAGCTTGCAGAACTGGGCAATGACCGCCTTATCGCTGCCCAAAAGTTCCACCAGCGCAACCGCGACCTTTCGCTGCTGCTCACCGTGGGTATCTATGTGCTCAACATTATAGATGCCAATGTGGACGCGCACCTGCAGCAATTTAACGTAAATGAGAATTTGTCGCTGAAGCCAAGCATGCAGCAAAACCAAATGGATTATAAGTACAGCATGGGCTTTTCCCTTAACTATCAATTTTAA